A genomic stretch from Rhodobacterales bacterium HKCCA1288 includes:
- a CDS encoding branched-chain amino acid ABC transporter permease: protein MNLTLDRKAAVLFALVAVLYIGTGFVQSWNTALSILNMGLISAIMALGVNIQWGYAGLFNVGVMGFTALGGLAAVLVASDPVEGAWGATGGWQILLALLMGGATIAAAIALWGKMKGHKLRGLAMAGLLIAGFFIFRAVFDPAVATVEAIDPALTGNIGGLGLPIILAWPVGGLLAAGAAWIIGKTALGLRSDYLAIATLGVAEIIIYILKNEDWLARGVKNVIGLPRPVPYEVALQANQAFVGAMQGLGADPVTASSIAVKLSYAVLFSIVLIALIWLTQRALNSPWGRMIRAIRDNEVSAAAMGKNVTARHLQIFILGSAVCGLAGAMMTTLDSQLVPSTYQPLRFTFLIWVMVIVGGSGNNIGAVLGGFLIWWFWIQVEPLGLLLLQGITAGMAEGWLKDHLMDAAAHMRLLTMGLILLLVLRFSPRGLLPER from the coding sequence ATGAACCTGACACTGGATCGCAAGGCGGCAGTTCTCTTTGCGTTGGTGGCTGTGCTTTATATCGGCACAGGCTTTGTTCAATCTTGGAACACCGCGCTGTCTATTCTGAACATGGGTCTGATCTCGGCCATCATGGCGCTTGGTGTGAATATCCAATGGGGCTATGCGGGCCTCTTTAACGTGGGTGTAATGGGCTTTACCGCGCTTGGCGGTTTGGCGGCTGTTTTGGTGGCCTCTGACCCTGTTGAGGGGGCATGGGGGGCCACAGGCGGATGGCAAATCTTGCTTGCCCTGTTGATGGGCGGCGCAACCATTGCCGCCGCGATTGCGCTATGGGGCAAGATGAAAGGTCACAAATTGCGCGGCCTTGCGATGGCGGGCTTGTTAATCGCGGGCTTTTTCATCTTCCGCGCGGTGTTTGACCCTGCTGTGGCCACGGTTGAGGCCATTGACCCTGCCTTGACAGGCAATATCGGGGGCCTTGGTTTGCCCATCATTCTGGCATGGCCTGTGGGTGGGCTGCTTGCCGCAGGGGCCGCATGGATCATCGGGAAAACCGCGCTTGGTCTGCGGTCGGATTATCTGGCGATTGCCACTTTGGGTGTGGCTGAGATCATCATCTACATCCTGAAAAACGAAGATTGGTTGGCGCGCGGCGTGAAAAACGTCATCGGCCTGCCCCGCCCTGTGCCTTACGAGGTTGCCCTACAAGCCAACCAAGCCTTTGTTGGCGCAATGCAAGGATTAGGCGCTGACCCTGTCACCGCCTCCTCCATCGCGGTCAAGCTGTCCTATGCGGTGTTATTCTCAATCGTTCTGATTGCCCTGATCTGGCTGACACAGCGCGCGCTCAACTCGCCTTGGGGGCGGATGATCCGCGCCATTCGCGACAACGAAGTTTCTGCCGCCGCGATGGGAAAAAATGTCACGGCGCGGCATTTGCAGATTTTCATCCTTGGTTCGGCCGTTTGTGGCCTTGCAGGCGCAATGATGACCACGTTGGACAGCCAACTTGTGCCAAGCACCTATCAACCGCTGCGCTTTACCTTCCTGATCTGGGTGATGGTGATTGTGGGCGGATCAGGCAACAATATCGGCGCGGTCTTGGGCGGCTTCTTGATCTGGTGGTTCTGGATTCAGGTCGAACCTTTGGGTCTGTTGCTGTTGCAGGGGATCACGGCGGGCATGGCCGAAGGATGGCTGAAAGATCACCTGATGGATGCCGCCGCGCATATGCGCCTTTTGACCATGGGTCTTATCCTGCTATTGGTCTTACGCTTCAGCCCGCGTGGCCTGTTGCCAGAACGCTGA
- a CDS encoding OmpH family outer membrane protein, producing MPLRAWLRVGGCALVLAIYGAGARAQDITVQPPQAPAQVLLIDQDRLFSGSVFGQAVGGVIDRVGRDLSAQNREIEDVLTQEEQRLTELRSSLSIEDFRLRAAEFDARVVEIRSEQDAKNRALGAYAEAARQRFLEIMGPILIDLVQRSGAEVLMDRRAVIFARDDIDITDEAIAAIDAALADRIDEILAELPEPQL from the coding sequence ATGCCTTTGCGCGCTTGGCTGCGCGTGGGTGGATGTGCCCTTGTGCTTGCCATCTATGGGGCAGGGGCGAGGGCGCAGGATATTACCGTTCAACCCCCGCAAGCACCCGCGCAGGTGTTGCTGATTGATCAAGACCGCCTGTTTTCTGGCTCGGTCTTTGGTCAAGCGGTCGGGGGGGTGATTGATCGCGTGGGTCGTGATCTTTCGGCACAGAACCGTGAGATTGAAGATGTTCTGACCCAAGAAGAACAACGGTTGACCGAATTGCGCAGCAGCCTCAGCATCGAGGATTTCCGCCTGCGTGCTGCTGAATTTGACGCCCGTGTCGTTGAAATCCGCAGCGAGCAAGACGCGAAAAACCGCGCGCTTGGCGCCTATGCGGAAGCGGCGCGACAGCGGTTCCTTGAAATTATGGGGCCAATTCTTATTGATCTGGTGCAGCGCAGCGGGGCTGAGGTGCTGATGGATCGCCGCGCTGTGATCTTTGCCCGAGATGATATTGATATCACCGATGAGGCGATTGCCGCGATTGACGCGGCCTTGGCAGATCGCATTGATGAGATCCTCGCTGAGTTACCTGAACCTCAGCTTTGA
- the bamA gene encoding outer membrane protein assembly factor BamA — MALSGLAVAQDIALDAIVIDGNIRIEEATILSYAGITPGGTITAGQANDALRRLQDTGLFETVDLRLEGNTVFIELQEYPTINEISIEGNDLLDDDALSALLTSQPRRVYSPAIAEADAQAIVDAYRQTGRLSATVTPQIIRRSDNRVDLAFEITEGRVVETESITFVGNRAFSDRRLRRVLQSTQAGFFRAIISRDTFVADRLAFDQQLLTDFYRDRGYVDFEVQSVTSELARARDGFFVTFNIVEGQSFSFGALTASSDLPEVNVEEFQAAIGLDEGVTYSPRLVDRTISRLENLATEQGLRFIRVEPRITRNDEDLTLDVEFAIVRGPRVFVERIDIEGNATTLDRVVRRQFDMVEGDPFDPREIRQAAERIRALNFFSNVDVNAREGTGSDQVIVDVNVEETPTGTLGFSVNYSTDVGTGLAVQFNERNWRGRGQTVGLSFDTTSGSRSLQANFIEPAYLRRDLELALSVFSSSTDQQNATYNTNEVGVSGALEFPVSEYGRLRPSLRIAQSELTNVPTTSSDILRREAGSYDSSSIGLGYIYDTRGVGLDPTSGVLLRANAELGGLGDDQFLRTTALVQGETTAFREEVSLRAAFELGSVNMLDGNSRVTDRFFLGSRQMRGFDAGGIGPRDRNSANQDALGGNQFAVARFEAGFPIGVPAEYGISGGVFYDVGTLWGLDDVLGTGGNLVDDDSYLRSTIGFSIFWDTQIGPLRFNFSRPVSNESYDRTRNFDFTVEARF, encoded by the coding sequence ATGGCCCTTTCAGGGCTTGCGGTTGCGCAGGATATTGCGCTGGACGCGATTGTTATTGACGGAAATATCCGCATCGAGGAGGCAACGATCCTCTCATATGCAGGCATCACGCCCGGCGGCACAATCACAGCAGGCCAAGCCAATGATGCCTTGCGCCGCCTGCAGGATACAGGTCTGTTTGAAACAGTTGATCTGCGCCTAGAGGGCAACACGGTGTTTATCGAGTTGCAAGAATACCCTACGATCAACGAGATCAGCATCGAGGGAAATGATCTTCTTGATGATGATGCGCTTTCAGCTTTGCTGACATCACAACCGCGCCGCGTCTATAGTCCCGCCATCGCCGAGGCCGATGCACAGGCCATCGTGGATGCCTATCGCCAGACAGGCCGCCTGAGTGCAACCGTGACCCCGCAGATCATCCGCCGCAGCGACAACCGCGTTGATCTAGCCTTTGAGATTACCGAAGGCCGCGTGGTGGAAACCGAAAGCATCACCTTTGTCGGCAACCGCGCCTTTTCAGACCGCCGTTTGCGCCGTGTTCTGCAATCCACCCAAGCGGGGTTTTTCCGCGCGATTATCAGCCGCGATACATTCGTGGCGGATCGACTGGCCTTTGATCAACAGCTTTTGACCGATTTCTATCGTGATCGCGGCTATGTTGATTTTGAAGTGCAATCTGTCACATCGGAACTTGCCCGTGCGCGGGACGGGTTCTTTGTGACCTTTAACATCGTTGAAGGGCAAAGCTTTTCCTTCGGTGCATTAACCGCAAGCAGTGACTTGCCCGAAGTGAATGTCGAAGAATTCCAAGCGGCAATCGGCCTGGACGAGGGTGTAACCTATTCTCCGCGTCTGGTGGATCGCACGATTTCGCGGCTTGAAAATCTGGCGACCGAGCAGGGGTTGCGCTTCATCCGTGTTGAACCGCGGATCACCCGAAATGACGAAGATCTCACCTTGGATGTGGAATTTGCCATTGTCCGCGGCCCGCGTGTTTTCGTAGAGCGGATTGATATTGAGGGCAATGCAACCACGCTTGACCGCGTTGTGCGGCGTCAATTCGATATGGTCGAAGGGGATCCGTTTGATCCACGCGAAATTCGCCAAGCGGCCGAACGGATCCGTGCGCTGAATTTCTTTTCAAATGTTGACGTGAATGCGCGCGAAGGCACAGGCAGCGATCAGGTGATCGTGGATGTGAATGTCGAAGAAACGCCAACAGGCACGCTTGGCTTCTCGGTCAATTATTCGACCGATGTTGGCACCGGGCTTGCGGTTCAGTTTAACGAACGCAATTGGCGCGGGCGGGGTCAGACCGTGGGTCTGTCCTTTGATACCACCTCTGGCTCGCGTTCCTTGCAGGCGAATTTTATTGAACCCGCCTATTTGCGCCGTGATTTGGAATTGGCTCTGTCGGTTTTCAGCAGTTCGACCGACCAACAAAATGCGACCTATAACACCAATGAAGTGGGTGTCAGCGGTGCGTTGGAATTTCCTGTCAGTGAATACGGACGTTTGCGCCCCTCTTTGCGGATTGCGCAGTCAGAATTGACCAATGTTCCGACCACATCATCGGATATTCTGCGGCGCGAGGCGGGCAGCTATGACAGCAGCTCCATCGGTCTGGGCTATATTTACGACACACGCGGCGTGGGGCTTGACCCAACCTCGGGCGTATTGTTGCGCGCCAATGCTGAATTGGGGGGATTGGGTGATGATCAATTCCTGCGCACCACTGCGCTTGTGCAGGGGGAGACCACGGCCTTCCGTGAAGAGGTCTCGTTGCGTGCCGCGTTCGAGCTTGGCTCGGTGAATATGCTTGATGGCAATAGCCGCGTTACGGATCGTTTCTTCCTCGGGTCGCGCCAAATGCGTGGTTTTGATGCAGGCGGGATCGGGCCACGGGATCGCAATTCTGCGAACCAAGACGCGCTTGGCGGCAACCAATTCGCCGTTGCGCGCTTTGAGGCAGGCTTCCCCATCGGGGTGCCCGCCGAATATGGCATTTCAGGCGGCGTCTTTTATGACGTTGGCACGCTATGGGGCTTGGATGACGTCTTGGGCACAGGTGGCAACCTCGTTGACGATGACAGCTATCTGCGCAGCACGATTGGCTTCTCGATCTTCTGGGATACGCAAATCGGCCCGCTGCGGTTTAACTTCTCGCGGCCTGTTTCTAATGAATCCTATGACCGCACCCGCAACTTCGACTTTACGGTTGAGGCGCGGTTCTGA
- a CDS encoding ABC transporter ATP-binding protein, whose protein sequence is MSETSPFLIGEAMTGGYGKGADILHSCTIAVERGEIAVIVGPNGAGKSTAMKAVFGMLSLREGRVVLDGDDITALSPQDRVVRGMGFVPQTNNIFTSMTVEENLEMGAYIRRDDFRDTMEQVYSLFPILKDKRRQAAGELSGGQRQQVAVGRALMTKPKVLMLDEPTAGVSPIVMDELFDRIIEVSRTGIPILMVEQNARQALEIADKGFVLVQGRNAHTGTGKELLADADVRRSFLGG, encoded by the coding sequence ATGAGCGAGACATCACCCTTTTTGATCGGCGAGGCGATGACGGGCGGATATGGCAAAGGGGCCGATATCCTGCACAGTTGCACCATCGCGGTCGAGCGCGGCGAGATCGCCGTCATTGTGGGCCCTAATGGCGCGGGCAAATCGACCGCCATGAAGGCGGTCTTTGGCATGCTGTCGCTGCGCGAGGGGCGTGTTGTGTTGGACGGGGATGATATCACCGCACTTTCGCCGCAAGATCGCGTTGTGCGCGGGATGGGGTTTGTGCCGCAAACCAATAACATCTTCACCTCTATGACAGTCGAAGAAAATTTGGAGATGGGTGCCTATATCCGCCGCGATGATTTTCGCGACACGATGGAACAGGTCTATAGCCTCTTTCCAATCCTAAAAGACAAACGCCGCCAAGCGGCGGGCGAATTATCAGGCGGGCAGCGTCAACAAGTGGCCGTGGGTCGCGCGCTGATGACCAAGCCGAAAGTGTTGATGTTGGATGAGCCGACCGCAGGTGTTTCGCCCATTGTTATGGACGAGTTATTTGACCGCATCATCGAAGTGTCCCGCACGGGCATCCCCATTTTGATGGTCGAACAAAACGCCCGTCAGGCGTTGGAAATCGCGGATAAGGGCTTTGTTTTGGTGCAAGGGCGCAATGCCCATACAGGCACAGGCAAAGAACTGTTGGCAGATGCGGATGTGCGCCGCTCCTTCTTGGGGGGTTGA
- a CDS encoding branched-chain amino acid ABC transporter permease, translating to MDLLNAIVALLNFVIVPATAYGAQLALGALGVTLIYGILRFSNFAHGDTMAFGTMITILATWGLQSLGVTAGPLPTALIALPLGIAATAALVVGTDKMVYRFYRQTKAKPVIFVIASIGVMFVMNGIVRFIIGVDDQNFADGARFLISARDFKDMTGLDEGLAIRSTQAITVIVAILAVVALFWFLNKTRTGKSMRAFSDNEDLALLSGINPERVVMITWLIVAALATTAGVLYGLDKSFKPFTYFQLLLPIFAAAIVGGLGNPLGAILGGFLIAYSEIAVTYAFRKVVGYIGPEGWSPEGMLQLLSTDYKFAVSFTILLIVLLFKPTGIMKGKSV from the coding sequence ATGGATCTTCTAAACGCAATTGTCGCTTTGTTGAATTTCGTGATTGTGCCTGCCACCGCCTATGGCGCGCAATTGGCGCTTGGGGCGCTTGGGGTGACGTTGATTTACGGCATCTTACGCTTTTCCAATTTCGCGCATGGTGACACGATGGCCTTTGGCACGATGATCACCATTCTGGCCACATGGGGCCTGCAATCTTTGGGCGTCACGGCGGGGCCTTTGCCAACCGCCCTCATCGCCCTGCCCCTTGGCATCGCTGCCACAGCCGCCTTGGTGGTCGGCACGGATAAGATGGTCTATCGCTTTTATCGCCAAACCAAAGCCAAGCCTGTGATCTTTGTGATTGCCTCAATTGGCGTGATGTTCGTGATGAATGGGATCGTGCGCTTTATCATCGGGGTTGATGATCAAAACTTTGCCGATGGGGCAAGGTTCCTAATCTCTGCTCGTGATTTCAAAGACATGACAGGCCTTGACGAAGGGCTTGCCATCCGTTCGACCCAAGCGATCACGGTGATCGTGGCGATTTTGGCGGTGGTGGCCCTGTTTTGGTTCTTGAACAAAACCCGCACGGGCAAATCCATGCGCGCGTTTTCCGATAACGAAGATTTGGCACTGCTCTCAGGCATCAACCCTGAGCGTGTTGTGATGATCACATGGTTGATTGTGGCGGCTTTGGCGACCACGGCGGGCGTGCTTTATGGTCTCGACAAAAGCTTTAAGCCCTTCACCTATTTCCAACTGCTCTTGCCCATATTTGCCGCCGCGATTGTGGGCGGGCTTGGCAATCCTCTGGGGGCAATTTTGGGGGGCTTCCTGATCGCCTATTCCGAAATCGCGGTCACCTATGCCTTCCGTAAGGTGGTTGGATATATCGGCCCCGAAGGCTGGAGCCCCGAAGGAATGCTGCAGCTTCTATCGACCGATTATAAATTTGCCGTCAGCTTTACGATCCTTCTGATCGTGCTTCTGTTTAAACCCACAGGGATCATGAAAGGAAAATCGGTATGA
- a CDS encoding 1-deoxy-D-xylulose-5-phosphate reductoisomerase — protein MRRVSIFGATGSIGQNTLDLIARAPDAYRVVALSGGGNIDQLARDAISHRAEIAVTAYEDRLPDLKSALAGTGVEAAAGEAALIEAASRPADWVMSAIVGAAGIAPGFAALEQGATLALANKESLVAAGQLLLATAASHGARILPVDSEHSAVFQALVGEDIAEVERVIITASGGGLRHWPIEKLAHATPEDAGAHPNWDMGQRITIDSASMFNKALELIETREYFGISPAQIETIIHPQSLIHALVGFRDGALMAHLGPPDMRHAIGYALYWPKRQDLPVARLDLAQIAQLQFEAPDLARFPALRLARDVMEMRGGAGAAFNAAKEVALDAFLAREIGFMDMAAVVEETLAALSKELTLSNPLETLADVLAMNHLARVRARSVISVQIKKT, from the coding sequence ATGCGCCGTGTCAGTATTTTTGGGGCCACTGGCTCCATCGGGCAGAACACCCTCGATTTGATCGCGCGTGCCCCTGATGCCTATCGGGTTGTGGCACTTTCGGGCGGGGGCAATATTGACCAATTGGCGCGGGATGCCATCTCACATCGTGCCGAAATCGCGGTAACCGCCTATGAAGATCGGCTGCCTGATCTGAAATCTGCGCTTGCAGGAACGGGGGTTGAGGCCGCCGCAGGCGAGGCCGCGTTGATCGAGGCCGCATCGCGCCCTGCCGATTGGGTCATGTCGGCCATTGTAGGCGCGGCGGGCATCGCGCCTGGATTTGCGGCGCTGGAACAAGGCGCGACGCTGGCTTTGGCAAATAAGGAAAGCTTGGTTGCGGCGGGGCAATTGCTTTTGGCAACGGCCGCATCCCATGGTGCAAGGATCTTGCCCGTAGACAGCGAACATTCCGCCGTTTTTCAAGCCCTTGTCGGTGAAGATATTGCCGAGGTTGAGCGCGTGATCATCACCGCGTCTGGCGGCGGTTTGCGGCATTGGCCGATTGAGAAATTGGCCCATGCGACACCCGAAGATGCGGGGGCGCATCCGAATTGGGATATGGGGCAAAGGATTACAATCGACAGCGCATCAATGTTTAACAAGGCGCTGGAACTCATTGAAACGCGAGAATATTTTGGGATTTCGCCCGCGCAGATAGAAACCATCATCCACCCGCAATCCTTAATCCATGCTTTGGTGGGGTTTCGCGATGGTGCGTTGATGGCCCATCTTGGCCCGCCAGATATGCGCCATGCGATTGGCTATGCCTTATATTGGCCAAAGCGTCAGGATCTTCCTGTCGCGCGGCTTGATCTGGCGCAGATTGCGCAACTGCAATTCGAGGCGCCAGATTTGGCGCGTTTTCCTGCCTTGCGCCTTGCCCGCGATGTGATGGAGATGCGCGGGGGGGCTGGGGCCGCCTTCAACGCCGCCAAGGAAGTGGCGCTTGACGCGTTTTTGGCGCGCGAGATTGGATTTATGGACATGGCTGCGGTGGTTGAAGAGACACTTGCCGCGCTTTCCAAGGAATTAACCCTGTCAAATCCGCTTGAAACCCTTGCAGATGTTCTCGCGATGAACCATCTCGCAAGGGTGCGGGCGCGGTCAGTGATTTCTGTGCAGATCAAAAAGACATAA
- the rseP gene encoding RIP metalloprotease RseP, giving the protein MDFLPQFGSFAFTMLAFIAAISIIVAIHEYGHYIVGRWSGIRADVFSIGFGPVLLSRKDRRGTQWQIAALPFGGYVKFAGDANAASVGADVAVTPARNTMHGAPLWARAATVVAGPLFNFILSIAIFAGVVLVSGQATDEPRVGAPRALPPVYQSLEAGDLILAVEGQEIESFAALLQIASDLPPRPRVSYEVLRDDRAILVEASAPLPPVVDGVQPQSAAMEAGLREGDVILAVNGADIWSFSQLRAAVDQAEGAPIDLTLWRANGTQEGQEIAVTLSPRRTDLPVASGGFETRYLIGVTGGMLFVPQTEAVGPLAALSYGVSQTGFIITSSLSGLWHMITGAISTCNLQGPVGIAETSGAAAAQGIASFIWLIAVLSTAVGLMNLFPIPILDGGHLMLYAFEAVAGRKPPEMFMRVFMTVGLTLIMGLMVFAVFNDVLLCP; this is encoded by the coding sequence ATGGATTTCCTCCCCCAATTCGGCAGTTTTGCCTTTACCATGTTGGCCTTTATTGCGGCGATTTCAATCATCGTAGCGATCCATGAATATGGTCACTATATTGTCGGGCGGTGGTCTGGCATCCGTGCGGATGTGTTTTCTATCGGGTTTGGGCCTGTGCTGCTCTCGCGCAAAGATCGGCGGGGCACGCAATGGCAAATCGCGGCTTTGCCGTTTGGCGGTTATGTCAAATTTGCAGGTGATGCGAATGCCGCCTCGGTCGGGGCGGATGTGGCGGTTACGCCTGCGCGCAATACGATGCATGGCGCGCCCCTTTGGGCCCGCGCGGCCACGGTTGTGGCAGGGCCGTTGTTCAATTTTATCCTGTCCATTGCGATTTTCGCAGGCGTGGTCTTGGTCTCGGGTCAAGCAACGGATGAGCCCCGTGTTGGGGCGCCGCGCGCCCTGCCGCCTGTCTATCAATCGCTTGAGGCGGGGGATCTGATCCTTGCCGTTGAGGGGCAGGAGATTGAAAGTTTTGCGGCGCTTTTGCAAATCGCCTCTGACCTGCCGCCTCGTCCGCGTGTGAGCTATGAAGTGCTGCGCGATGATCGCGCCATTTTGGTCGAGGCCTCAGCGCCGCTGCCGCCTGTCGTTGATGGCGTTCAGCCGCAATCGGCGGCCATGGAAGCGGGCTTGCGCGAGGGCGATGTGATTTTGGCCGTGAATGGCGCGGATATCTGGAGCTTTTCGCAACTCCGCGCGGCGGTTGATCAGGCGGAGGGTGCGCCGATTGATTTGACGCTTTGGCGGGCGAATGGCACCCAAGAGGGGCAGGAAATCGCTGTGACCCTGTCGCCGCGGCGCACCGATTTGCCTGTCGCATCGGGTGGGTTTGAAACGCGTTACCTGATCGGCGTCACGGGGGGCATGCTCTTTGTTCCGCAAACCGAGGCGGTGGGGCCATTGGCCGCGCTCTCCTATGGGGTGTCGCAAACAGGGTTCATCATCACCTCATCGCTATCGGGGCTTTGGCATATGATCACAGGGGCAATTTCGACCTGTAATCTGCAAGGCCCAGTGGGAATTGCGGAAACCTCAGGTGCCGCCGCCGCGCAAGGGATTGCAAGCTTTATCTGGCTGATTGCGGTTCTCTCCACCGCGGTTGGTTTGATGAATCTTTTCCCGATCCCAATTCTGGATGGTGGGCATCTGATGCTTTACGCCTTTGAGGCCGTTGCAGGACGCAAACCGCCTGAAATGTTCATGCGTGTTTTTATGACGGTTGGGTTGACCCTGATCATGGGGTTGATGGTGTTCGCGGTATTCAATGATGTTCTGCTTTGCCCCTAA